TCGCATGGGTTCTCGCCATTCCGTTGCCGTATATAGCGGTTGAGTGCGGCTGGATTGTCCGCGAGGTGGGTCGTCAGCCATGGGTCGTCTACGGCCTGCTTCGCACGGAACAGGCTGCTTCCAACATCTCGGCCACCGCCATCAGCGGAAGCATGATCATGTTCGCCACGTTCTACGCGATTCTGATCACGTCGTTCTTCGTCTTTGCCCGCCGCTGGTTGAAGAAGGGCCCGGACCTCACGTTGATGCCGCCGGTTGAGACGATTTCTCGGACTGTGCCTCACAGCTCGGTTGAATACTAGGACCCACGTCACATCCGCTTAAATTCACCCAGATAGGTATCCCCATGAATCCAGCTTCTACCGAGAGTTTGTTAAGCCACGCCTGGTTCGGCATAATCGGCTTGATGCTCGTGCTCTATGTCATCACCGACGGCTTCGACCTCGGCGTCGGCATCCTCACCCTGTTTCGTTCCAAGGAGTCCGAACGGAATCTCATGATTCAGTCGATCGGCCATGTCTGGGACGCCAACGAAACATGGCTTGTCGCACTCGGGGGCGCGCTGTTCGGGGCCTTCCCTTCCGCGTACGCCATGATATTGTCCGATCTGTATGTCCCTATCATGGTCCTGATCGCGAGCATGATCATGCGCGGCGCAGCGATCGAATTCCGGCATGCCGCCACGAGCAGCAAGCCCGTCTGGGACCGTATCTTCGGGGTGGGCAGCCTGCTCGCGGCGATTAGCCAGGGCGTGATCCTCGGCAGGATTCTCACCGGTATGCTTCCCGGTCATCTCCACATGACCTTCGTCGCGGTCACCGCAATTGGCGTGGTGTCCGGCTACGCGTTGCTGGGTGCAACCTGGCTGGTGAAGAAGACCACCGGCAGCCTGGAACAGACCGCGCGGCGCTATTCGGTCACGGCCGTCTTCACAACCGTGACCGCTGCGATCATCGTCTCTGCTGGAACGCTGGTCATCAGCCCGGTCGGCGTCAGCCGCTGGGATCAGCACGGCGTATTAAGCATTCTGATCGGCTTCGCCGTACTCGCGGCTTTGGCCGTCTGCTACATCCTGTACTCGGTTCATATGGGCGGCGAACACGGTCCTTTTGCCGGCTCCGCCATCCTGTTTGTTGCGTCCTTTGCGGGCCTGGCGGTCAGTCTCTTCCCGTACATTGTTCCAGGTCAGTTGACAGTCGCGTCGGCAGCGTCCGATAGCTCGACACTCACCTTCATGCTGTTCGGAATCGGCACCGTCTTTCCGATCATGGTCGGCTACAACCTGTATCAGTACCACCTGTTCCGCGGCAAGGTCGTCCCCGTTCATCACTAGACGATCCATCGCTCGCCATCCAGATTGCTCAGTAGGCAGGCATACGCCT
Above is a genomic segment from Paraburkholderia phenazinium containing:
- the cydB gene encoding cytochrome d ubiquinol oxidase subunit II, coding for MNPASTESLLSHAWFGIIGLMLVLYVITDGFDLGVGILTLFRSKESERNLMIQSIGHVWDANETWLVALGGALFGAFPSAYAMILSDLYVPIMVLIASMIMRGAAIEFRHAATSSKPVWDRIFGVGSLLAAISQGVILGRILTGMLPGHLHMTFVAVTAIGVVSGYALLGATWLVKKTTGSLEQTARRYSVTAVFTTVTAAIIVSAGTLVISPVGVSRWDQHGVLSILIGFAVLAALAVCYILYSVHMGGEHGPFAGSAILFVASFAGLAVSLFPYIVPGQLTVASAASDSSTLTFMLFGIGTVFPIMVGYNLYQYHLFRGKVVPVHH